In one Spirosoma rigui genomic region, the following are encoded:
- a CDS encoding COX15/CtaA family protein: MAGGIVRGTGSGMGCPDWPKCFGRWIPPTEISQLPPNYQQIYGAKLKGEIEFNAVKTWIEYINRLLGAFSGFLVLATLVASLSYLRKDRSIVWGSLAAFILIGANAWLGSRVVATELAQYMITLHLLLALMVVAALLFVLVRSGAISQETPRNFRSSKTINQLLLVTVVLTIGQVLLGTQVRDALNEVVKRIGYAQRDYWIEGLDWRFYVHRSFSLVILGLHVAFIYQLTKAYRTGALASLGKALIGLVVAEIGTGIVMAYFGVPAIAQPTHLFLAVLMVGVQFIIWLLLHPALSSPERVIDTARLQKI; the protein is encoded by the coding sequence TTGGCAGGAGGTATTGTCAGAGGGACTGGCTCCGGGATGGGTTGCCCCGACTGGCCAAAGTGTTTTGGACGTTGGATCCCTCCAACCGAAATCTCTCAGCTACCGCCTAACTATCAACAGATATACGGGGCCAAGCTAAAAGGAGAGATTGAATTCAACGCAGTGAAGACTTGGATTGAATACATCAATCGCTTGTTAGGCGCCTTCTCTGGCTTTCTGGTACTGGCCACTCTTGTGGCATCCCTCTCTTATCTCCGCAAAGACCGGTCTATTGTTTGGGGAAGTCTTGCTGCCTTTATTCTGATCGGAGCAAATGCCTGGCTAGGTTCTCGTGTTGTTGCAACAGAATTGGCGCAATACATGATTACTCTACACTTATTGCTTGCCTTAATGGTCGTAGCTGCTCTACTATTTGTGCTGGTACGGTCGGGCGCTATAAGTCAGGAGACCCCCCGGAACTTTAGAAGCAGCAAGACAATCAATCAACTGTTACTAGTAACTGTCGTGTTGACTATAGGGCAGGTGTTACTGGGCACGCAGGTACGGGACGCATTGAATGAGGTGGTAAAGCGAATTGGATACGCACAACGTGATTACTGGATTGAAGGATTGGACTGGCGTTTCTACGTGCACAGGTCTTTTTCGTTAGTTATACTTGGGCTTCACGTCGCTTTTATCTATCAATTGACTAAAGCATACCGGACTGGCGCTTTAGCAAGTCTGGGAAAAGCATTGATCGGGTTGGTAGTCGCCGAAATAGGGACGGGTATCGTTATGGCCTATTTCGGTGTTCCGGCCATTGCACAACCGACACATTTATTTCTAGCTGTACTAATGGTGGGTGTACAGTTTATAATCTGGTTGTTATTACATCCAGCATTAAGTTCACCAGAACGGGTTATTGACACCGCCCGTCTACAGAAAATCTGA
- the cyoE gene encoding heme o synthase translates to MDKAIRLSVINAKAKAYIELIKLKLTLAVVFSGLFGYCLAVNTVVWWKLIVLGLASIAITGAANIINQIIEKESDKVMKRTAGRPLPTGRLTVKEAAIFAFILFSVSCYLFVEVFNVRAAALAVLSLLLYGFVYTPLKTKGQVAVWVGALPGAFPPMIGWVAATNHYGWEPGILFAIQFFWQFPHFWSIGWLAFDEYKKVGIQMMPGDSKNTDTAFRIMIYTLFLIPIGWLPYMLGMTGINSAMVAMIGGILFLAQTFHLMRTCTDKAALQMMFGSLLYLPVVQIVYLIDKV, encoded by the coding sequence ATGGATAAAGCAATTAGGTTAAGCGTTATTAATGCGAAAGCTAAAGCCTATATAGAGCTTATTAAACTCAAGCTTACCCTCGCCGTTGTCTTTTCTGGCTTATTCGGCTACTGTTTAGCCGTTAACACCGTAGTTTGGTGGAAGCTGATTGTCCTTGGGTTGGCATCTATTGCTATTACAGGGGCCGCTAATATCATCAACCAAATCATTGAGAAGGAGTCGGACAAGGTAATGAAGCGTACAGCAGGACGCCCCCTTCCGACAGGTCGCCTGACAGTTAAAGAGGCAGCTATTTTTGCCTTTATCCTCTTCAGCGTTTCTTGCTATCTATTTGTAGAGGTTTTTAATGTACGGGCCGCTGCTTTGGCTGTGCTGTCGCTACTTCTTTATGGGTTTGTTTATACACCCTTAAAAACGAAAGGACAGGTGGCTGTTTGGGTTGGAGCGTTGCCCGGCGCGTTTCCGCCCATGATCGGCTGGGTTGCAGCAACGAACCACTATGGGTGGGAGCCTGGAATCCTGTTTGCCATTCAATTTTTCTGGCAGTTTCCCCACTTCTGGTCTATTGGCTGGCTTGCCTTTGATGAGTACAAAAAGGTGGGAATTCAGATGATGCCCGGCGACAGTAAAAACACAGATACAGCTTTTCGGATTATGATCTATACGCTGTTTCTGATTCCGATTGGCTGGTTACCATACATGCTGGGTATGACCGGGATTAATTCGGCAATGGTGGCCATGATTGGCGGAATCTTGTTCCTTGCCCAGACGTTTCACTTAATGAGAACCTGTACAGACAAGGCGGCATTGCAAATGATGTTTGGATCGTTGCTCTACCTGCCTGTTGTGCAAATTGTTTACTTGATCGATAAAGTATAA
- a CDS encoding cytochrome c oxidase subunit 3 yields MSEVINDFSVIEEPEETLSMNPKKFILWLFIVSIIMLFAAMTSAYLVRRAEGNWLDYTVPAVFAYSSIVLVASSLTMHWAYIAAKKDNFRSLKIAITITFALGMAFLYMQFQGWVQLVDQNVFFVGNPAGSFMYIFTGLHAFHLISGLIVLVFALVAAFRMKVHAKNMNQIEIAASYWHFLDILWLYLYFFLVYFH; encoded by the coding sequence ATGAGTGAAGTAATAAATGATTTTTCAGTGATTGAGGAGCCGGAAGAGACTCTCTCGATGAACCCCAAAAAATTCATCCTTTGGTTGTTCATCGTTAGTATCATAATGCTCTTCGCGGCCATGACGAGTGCCTATCTGGTCCGTCGGGCTGAAGGTAACTGGCTGGATTATACAGTTCCGGCGGTATTTGCCTATAGCTCGATTGTATTGGTTGCAAGTAGCCTAACAATGCACTGGGCGTACATTGCTGCAAAAAAAGACAACTTTAGAAGTCTTAAGATAGCAATTACCATTACTTTTGCGCTTGGAATGGCTTTCCTGTACATGCAGTTTCAGGGATGGGTTCAATTGGTGGATCAAAACGTTTTTTTCGTTGGTAACCCAGCTGGCTCGTTCATGTACATCTTCACAGGTTTGCACGCATTCCACCTGATTTCGGGACTTATTGTGCTGGTCTTTGCACTGGTTGCTGCTTTTCGAATGAAAGTTCATGCCAAAAACATGAACCAAATTGAGATTGCAGCTTCGTACTGGCATTTTCTGGACATTTTGTGGTTGTATTTATATTTCTTTTTGGTTTATTTTCATTGA
- a CDS encoding cytochrome c oxidase subunit 3: MAATATNPVATDSTQTFDKKSWMGGVEPMNASYGKLMMWFFLISDTFTFSALLVTYGLIRYSYPSWDPAIYGEVFQFSNLYWPTPEKVYNSVPFLHGVDLPLIFVGIMTFILIFSSVTMVLAVEAGHRMDKKDVEKYMLWTILGGFTFLGSQAWEWSHFIHGTEQGTVISELVNGQTIQRTIFGANLVENQYGPPAFADLFFFITGFHGTHVLSGVVLNILIFYRSATGLYDRRGHYEMVEKVGLYWHFVDLVWVFVFTFFYLV, encoded by the coding sequence ATGGCGGCTACTGCGACGAACCCCGTAGCAACAGATTCGACACAAACGTTTGACAAAAAGTCCTGGATGGGCGGTGTCGAACCGATGAATGCCAGTTATGGCAAGTTGATGATGTGGTTTTTTCTGATTTCAGATACATTCACTTTCTCAGCGTTGCTGGTGACTTATGGTCTGATTCGTTACAGCTATCCGTCCTGGGATCCGGCTATATACGGAGAGGTTTTCCAATTTTCGAATTTGTATTGGCCCACCCCGGAAAAAGTATACAACTCGGTACCTTTCCTGCATGGTGTTGATCTCCCGCTGATCTTCGTGGGTATCATGACCTTTATTCTCATCTTCAGTAGTGTTACTATGGTATTGGCGGTTGAAGCCGGTCACCGGATGGACAAGAAAGATGTTGAGAAGTACATGTTATGGACGATTCTCGGTGGTTTTACCTTCCTGGGTAGCCAGGCGTGGGAGTGGAGCCACTTTATCCACGGAACTGAGCAGGGAACGGTAATCAGCGAACTGGTAAATGGTCAAACGATTCAGCGTACTATCTTCGGCGCTAACCTCGTCGAAAACCAATACGGTCCCCCAGCTTTTGCCGACCTGTTTTTCTTCATCACGGGTTTCCACGGAACGCACGTATTGAGCGGAGTTGTTTTGAATATCCTGATATTCTACCGGTCTGCTACGGGTCTTTACGACCGTCGGGGCCACTATGAGATGGTTGAAAAAGTAGGTCTTTACTGGCACTTTGTTGACCTTGTTTGGGTATTTGTATTCACCTTCTTCTATCTGGTCTGA
- a CDS encoding cytochrome C oxidase subunit IV family protein: MADNTHNHDAHGHGGTEIPPANTGVIWRTFIILSVITAFEFTLAYVMKAGGLRTSIFVGMTLVKAFYIVGEFMHLKHEVKSLIWAITIPVLFIVWLLIALMTEGGSIFELR; the protein is encoded by the coding sequence ATGGCTGATAACACACACAATCACGACGCACACGGACACGGAGGTACAGAAATTCCACCAGCAAATACTGGGGTGATCTGGCGGACATTTATTATCCTGTCTGTAATTACCGCCTTTGAATTTACGCTGGCTTATGTAATGAAAGCCGGTGGACTGCGCACCTCGATCTTTGTAGGAATGACCCTGGTAAAGGCGTTCTACATTGTCGGCGAGTTTATGCACTTGAAGCACGAAGTAAAAAGCCTGATTTGGGCTATCACCATTCCAGTCCTGTTTATTGTCTGGTTGCTGATTGCATTGATGACAGAAGGCGGTTCGATATTCGAACTTAGGTAA
- a CDS encoding SCO family protein, which yields MTKTQKAGILLTTLLVPALLYVFLRFFTENHYVLPRFLPKIDSTRGEPLLGPVKLADGSVVTDTVYNIIPPFSLIDQDGKTVDQSIVKGKIYVASFFFTRCGTVCPRISSQLTRVQDIFRANPSIVFLSHSVDPEHDRPAQLKAYAKKYEAIPGKWYFLTGNKADIYKLAMRGYYLPAVDAGVKDGNPDETFIHSEKLVLVDKQGIVRGFYDGTDKEDVDRLVLEIRVLLDIYSKE from the coding sequence ATGACAAAAACTCAAAAAGCCGGGATCCTGCTCACTACGCTGCTGGTCCCGGCTTTGCTGTATGTATTCCTCCGGTTTTTTACCGAGAACCACTACGTTCTACCCCGTTTTCTACCCAAAATTGACTCTACGCGGGGAGAGCCTTTACTGGGACCGGTAAAGCTGGCAGATGGCAGTGTAGTAACGGATACGGTATATAATATCATACCTCCATTCAGCCTGATTGATCAGGATGGTAAAACGGTTGATCAATCCATTGTTAAGGGTAAAATTTACGTAGCGAGCTTTTTCTTCACCCGTTGTGGTACCGTATGCCCCCGTATCTCTTCGCAACTCACACGCGTCCAGGACATCTTCCGGGCTAACCCAAGCATTGTGTTCCTGTCACATTCGGTTGATCCTGAACATGACCGGCCTGCCCAACTCAAAGCTTACGCGAAAAAGTACGAAGCGATACCGGGTAAATGGTATTTCTTAACGGGAAACAAAGCAGACATCTATAAATTGGCCATGCGAGGCTATTACCTTCCGGCGGTCGATGCAGGGGTTAAGGATGGCAATCCGGACGAAACTTTTATTCATAGCGAAAAGTTGGTATTAGTAGACAAACAAGGCATTGTCAGAGGTTTCTACGACGGGACCGACAAAGAAGATGTGGATCGGTTAGTTCTGGAAATCAGAGTCTTGCTTGATATTTACAGCAAAGAATAA
- a CDS encoding DUF420 domain-containing protein, whose protein sequence is METLQPVQEQKASRVINILSIAIPIAVAVMLGIRQKVDLGSWTSYLPHVNAVINSITAVLLLMGLYFIRRKNVVAHKRTMLSAFVLGSLFLVCYILYHITHESTPFGGQGWIRPIYYFLLISHIVLSIVVVWFVLRAVYFALSGQIARHKRTVKYTFPIWLYVSITGVVVYLLIAPYYQH, encoded by the coding sequence ATGGAAACGCTTCAACCGGTTCAGGAACAAAAAGCAAGCCGGGTTATAAACATCCTGTCGATCGCTATTCCAATCGCTGTAGCCGTTATGCTGGGCATACGACAGAAGGTAGATCTGGGAAGCTGGACATCTTATTTGCCGCATGTCAATGCAGTTATCAATTCCATCACGGCGGTGTTGTTGTTGATGGGTCTGTACTTCATTCGTCGGAAGAATGTGGTAGCGCATAAACGTACAATGCTATCGGCTTTCGTACTCGGGTCGCTGTTTCTGGTGTGTTATATCCTCTATCACATTACCCACGAGTCGACACCTTTTGGTGGGCAGGGCTGGATCCGGCCGATTTATTATTTCCTCTTGATCTCACACATTGTATTGTCAATCGTGGTCGTGTGGTTTGTATTGCGGGCGGTTTATTTCGCGTTGAGTGGTCAGATTGCGCGGCACAAACGAACCGTAAAATACACGTTCCCTATATGGTTGTATGTTAGTATCACAGGCGTCGTTGTCTACTTACTGATTGCACCCTATTACCAACATTAA
- a CDS encoding DUF983 domain-containing protein — protein MYEFCPHCGLRYEVEPGYFIGAMYVSYAISGGVALVIGFLLYYFAGDPEGWVYAVVVAPVMILIAPINFRISRVIWLHYVAGIKYVKGL, from the coding sequence ATGTATGAGTTTTGCCCGCATTGCGGGCTACGCTACGAAGTAGAGCCCGGTTATTTCATTGGGGCAATGTATGTGAGTTACGCAATATCGGGTGGGGTAGCATTGGTCATTGGCTTTCTCCTGTATTATTTCGCCGGCGATCCGGAAGGTTGGGTTTATGCCGTGGTGGTTGCTCCGGTTATGATCTTGATTGCGCCGATCAACTTCCGGATATCAAGGGTCATATGGCTACATTACGTAGCTGGAATAAAGTATGTAAAAGGGCTCTAG
- a CDS encoding RNA polymerase sigma factor — MLRLIPFFTTEAQLIAALKRGESRAHKVVYERYSGKMLAVCTRYCANRADAEEVMLDGFMRVFEKISQFREDGSFEGWIRRVMVTESLMFLRKNKQWRQEVGMDEVQVEPDYEWADTAVHEYDLLRMVNQLPDGYRTVFNLYAIEGYSHAEIATMLDISEGTSKSQLSRARTLLQANLKKLEQESSTRIHQNARVGNQSSPIYKQ; from the coding sequence ATGCTCCGACTTATACCGTTTTTCACGACCGAAGCACAGTTAATTGCTGCGCTGAAGCGGGGCGAGAGCCGTGCTCATAAGGTCGTTTATGAGCGCTATTCGGGGAAGATGCTGGCGGTGTGTACACGTTACTGCGCCAACCGGGCCGATGCCGAAGAAGTGATGCTCGATGGATTCATGCGTGTTTTTGAAAAGATCAGCCAGTTTAGAGAGGACGGAAGTTTTGAAGGATGGATTCGCCGGGTAATGGTGACGGAATCGTTAATGTTTCTTCGGAAAAACAAACAATGGCGCCAGGAAGTGGGTATGGACGAAGTACAGGTTGAGCCAGACTACGAATGGGCTGATACGGCCGTCCACGAGTATGACCTGTTACGAATGGTCAATCAGTTGCCCGATGGGTATCGGACCGTATTTAACCTGTATGCCATTGAAGGGTACTCGCACGCTGAAATTGCGACTATGCTCGATATATCGGAAGGTACGTCGAAATCGCAGTTGAGCCGGGCGCGGACCTTGTTACAAGCAAACCTAAAAAAACTGGAGCAGGAGTCGTCTACCCGTATTCATCAAAATGCCAGGGTAGGCAACCAAAGCAGCCCAATTTATAAGCAATGA
- a CDS encoding Rossmann-fold NAD(P)-binding domain-containing protein produces MPLLQQKGIDAYRVRLNPAPEGNIAALLDADTLLINIPPKAGKLGDDFHPQQIEALVAIVPQMAVKHVIYVSSTSVYPETSAVVHETDVTTLEQTSAPALFRAETLVQSLEPKCVVTTLRCGGLMGYERIPGKYVAGRQVDSGAVPVNYLHRDDAIGILLNLIDKPLAGVYNAVSPEHPTRESIYRKSCVDFGYTLPSFVEPSEPVPYKIISPEKLVQATNYQFIYPNPLTFLYGN; encoded by the coding sequence TTGCCTTTGTTACAACAGAAAGGCATCGATGCGTATAGGGTGCGTTTGAATCCGGCACCGGAAGGAAACATCGCAGCTTTGCTGGATGCTGATACATTACTGATCAACATACCGCCCAAGGCAGGTAAACTGGGCGACGATTTTCACCCGCAACAAATCGAAGCTCTGGTTGCAATAGTGCCGCAAATGGCGGTAAAGCATGTCATCTACGTCAGTTCAACATCGGTCTATCCGGAGACCAGCGCCGTTGTTCACGAAACCGACGTAACTACCCTTGAACAAACGAGTGCCCCCGCGCTATTTCGGGCCGAAACCCTGGTTCAGTCATTAGAACCAAAATGCGTGGTGACGACACTACGCTGCGGGGGATTGATGGGGTATGAGCGGATTCCTGGTAAATACGTTGCCGGCCGACAGGTAGACAGTGGCGCTGTTCCCGTCAATTATCTGCATCGGGATGATGCGATTGGTATTCTGCTGAATCTCATTGATAAACCGTTGGCAGGTGTGTATAACGCAGTATCCCCCGAACACCCCACCCGCGAGTCTATTTATCGGAAAAGCTGCGTTGATTTCGGCTATACCCTTCCTTCATTTGTAGAACCGTCTGAGCCGGTACCTTACAAGATAATCAGTCCGGAAAAACTGGTTCAGGCCACAAACTACCAGTTTATATACCCAAATCCATTAACGTTCCTGTACGGAAACTAG
- a CDS encoding glycosyltransferase family protein yields the protein MMRVLFLVQGEGRGHLTQALSLAQLLKIAGHEVIGALVGVTADRDVPAFFSEAFDAPITPVFSPGLVYNAGSNALEPLKTTIGALRAVRPFWQSIKQVNRHIREQRPDVVVNFYEMLGGLTYALLKPSVPMVCIAHQYMAFHPNFQRPPGQWLYRQAFRLNTRLTCIGARELLALSFDKQPDEPRQRLRVVPPLLRQEVTNIKPTAGNSLLAYVTQPGLASAIQRAHEQHPRIPIDGFHAGTDVPDQIIDDTLTYHAIDGKRFLDFMGRCKAIITTAGFESVCEAAYLGKPALMIPQPNHFEQSCNAIDGQRAGVGVAAAGFDLNTLLDYIPLHNAGVNEQFRAWYGQGYFLFLAAINRATSSHPTSTGGFFRSRVRHLLRP from the coding sequence ATGATGCGTGTTCTCTTTTTGGTACAGGGTGAAGGACGTGGTCATCTGACTCAGGCACTTTCACTGGCCCAGCTCCTGAAAATTGCCGGCCATGAGGTTATTGGTGCTCTGGTTGGTGTAACCGCCGACCGGGATGTGCCCGCCTTTTTCAGTGAAGCATTTGACGCTCCTATTACCCCGGTCTTCAGCCCTGGATTGGTGTATAACGCAGGCAGCAACGCCCTGGAGCCATTGAAGACGACCATAGGTGCCCTGCGGGCCGTCCGGCCGTTCTGGCAGAGTATAAAGCAGGTAAACCGGCACATTCGCGAGCAACGCCCCGATGTGGTCGTTAATTTTTACGAGATGCTTGGTGGTCTGACCTATGCATTGCTGAAACCATCGGTACCAATGGTATGTATTGCACACCAGTACATGGCTTTTCACCCCAATTTCCAACGACCTCCGGGGCAGTGGCTATACCGGCAGGCGTTCCGGCTGAATACACGCCTGACCTGCATAGGTGCCCGGGAATTACTGGCACTTTCGTTTGATAAACAACCCGACGAACCCCGTCAGCGCCTGCGCGTTGTACCACCCCTGCTTCGCCAGGAAGTTACCAATATCAAGCCAACTGCGGGCAATTCCCTGCTGGCTTACGTCACCCAACCCGGTCTGGCTTCTGCTATTCAAAGGGCTCACGAGCAACATCCCCGGATTCCCATTGACGGTTTCCACGCTGGTACCGACGTACCTGATCAGATTATTGACGATACACTTACTTACCACGCCATCGACGGCAAACGCTTTCTTGACTTTATGGGACGTTGTAAAGCTATCATTACCACGGCTGGCTTTGAATCGGTTTGCGAAGCGGCCTATCTAGGTAAGCCCGCGTTGATGATTCCGCAGCCCAACCATTTCGAGCAGTCGTGCAATGCCATTGACGGGCAACGGGCGGGCGTTGGCGTAGCCGCTGCTGGCTTTGACCTGAATACGTTGCTGGACTACATTCCTCTTCACAACGCGGGCGTCAACGAACAGTTCAGAGCGTGGTATGGGCAGGGTTACTTCCTCTTTCTGGCTGCGATAAATCGGGCTACCAGTTCGCACCCAACATCTACGGGTGGCTTTTTTCGATCCCGCGTCCGGCATCTACTACGTCCGTAG
- a CDS encoding UDP-2,3-diacylglucosamine diphosphatase: MKSSTQFRTIVLSDIHLGTAGSKAKEVTEFLQNYSCQKLILNGDIIDGWQLKQYGTWKKKHTAFFKTVLKQIVHYDTKVVYLRGNHDDFLDQVMPLKVGKNFSIRKDYTLVSGTRTFYVTHGDVFDSITSQMKWLAYLGDIGYTFLLWVNKFYNQYRAWRGLPYYSLSQQVKSRIKQAVSYISDYEQKLTELARARNCDGVICGHIHQPALHEFDGITYMNSGDWVESLSALVEDHDGNWSLLYYTADLADDDTEKKVQKKIAKEARQILKNDPSLLRTD, encoded by the coding sequence ATGAAATCAAGTACCCAATTTCGCACCATCGTCCTATCCGATATTCACCTCGGCACTGCCGGATCAAAGGCGAAGGAGGTTACTGAATTTCTGCAAAACTATTCCTGCCAGAAACTCATTCTCAACGGCGACATTATCGACGGCTGGCAATTGAAGCAGTACGGTACATGGAAGAAAAAACACACTGCTTTTTTTAAAACGGTTTTAAAGCAAATCGTTCACTACGATACTAAAGTTGTTTATCTGCGAGGCAACCACGATGACTTTCTGGATCAGGTAATGCCCTTAAAAGTAGGTAAGAATTTTTCCATTCGTAAAGATTACACCCTCGTCTCCGGCACTCGTACGTTTTACGTCACGCACGGCGATGTCTTCGATTCCATTACGTCTCAAATGAAATGGCTGGCTTATCTGGGCGATATAGGCTATACATTTCTGCTGTGGGTCAATAAGTTCTACAACCAGTACCGCGCCTGGCGGGGCCTTCCCTATTACTCGCTGTCGCAGCAGGTAAAAAGCCGGATAAAACAAGCCGTCAGCTACATCTCCGACTACGAACAGAAACTTACCGAGCTGGCTCGCGCCCGCAACTGTGATGGGGTTATCTGCGGTCATATTCACCAGCCAGCTCTTCATGAGTTCGATGGGATTACTTATATGAATTCCGGGGATTGGGTTGAATCGCTCAGTGCCCTGGTTGAGGACCACGATGGCAACTGGAGTCTGCTCTACTACACCGCCGATCTGGCCGACGATGATACCGAAAAAAAAGTCCAGAAGAAGATTGCCAAGGAAGCTCGTCAGATTCTCAAAAACGATCCGTCTTTGCTGCGGACCGACTAA
- a CDS encoding acetyltransferase, whose amino-acid sequence MENPVLIFGAGNLGLTALDLFQRNNVVVYGLLDDDKSLHGTEFGDVSVLGETDDDGFLKFVGQKCEAFVAISDNRVRKRLVKMLNERRKIQPVNAIHDTSVVSTLASLGHGNLIAARVTINPYAEIGHHCIIQSGAIVETRAKVGDYVHVGTASVINSGVFIEEGAFIGTGATLVAGVTIGKNARVGAGSVVIENVDAGETVFGNPAKKL is encoded by the coding sequence ATGGAGAACCCCGTGTTAATCTTTGGTGCCGGCAATCTGGGCTTAACTGCCCTTGATTTGTTTCAGCGCAACAACGTAGTCGTGTACGGCCTGCTCGACGACGACAAGAGCTTGCACGGTACTGAGTTCGGCGACGTATCAGTACTGGGCGAAACAGATGATGATGGCTTTCTGAAGTTTGTTGGGCAGAAGTGCGAAGCGTTTGTGGCCATATCAGACAATCGGGTGCGCAAACGGCTGGTAAAGATGCTCAACGAACGGCGTAAGATCCAGCCCGTTAACGCCATCCATGATACGTCGGTGGTATCTACCCTGGCCTCACTAGGACATGGGAATCTGATTGCGGCCCGCGTTACCATAAATCCCTACGCTGAAATTGGACATCACTGCATTATCCAGTCAGGCGCCATTGTTGAAACCCGCGCCAAAGTAGGTGATTATGTGCACGTAGGAACGGCTTCGGTGATAAACAGCGGGGTATTTATTGAAGAAGGTGCCTTTATTGGTACCGGTGCAACGCTCGTGGCGGGGGTCACCATCGGGAAGAATGCACGCGTTGGGGCGGGTTCGGTGGTGATCGAGAACGTTGACGCTGGCGAAACGGTATTCGGCAACCCGGCGAAAAAATTGTAG
- the fcl gene encoding GDP-L-fucose synthase, which produces MEKQARIYVAGHRGMVGSAIVRKLQAEGYENIITRTSSELDLRDQRAVADFFDTEQPEFVFLAAAKVGGIMANNIYRADFLYDNLMIETNIIHSAYKTGVRKLLFLGSSCIYPKLAQQPLKEEYLLSGFLEETNEPYAIAKITGIKLCESYRTQYGSNFISAMPTNLYGPNDNYDLQGSHVLPALIRKFHEAKINNQSSVEVWGTGSPMREFLHADDLADACFFLMEHYDDTLFVNVGTGEDITIRELAEMVKETVGFEGEIVWNTEKPDGTPRKLMDVSRLHALGWKHTTALKDGLEKTYQDFLANEVLYVE; this is translated from the coding sequence GTGGAAAAACAGGCCCGTATTTACGTTGCTGGACACCGAGGCATGGTCGGCTCAGCCATTGTTCGCAAGCTACAAGCTGAGGGGTACGAAAATATCATTACCCGCACCTCGTCGGAACTCGATTTGCGCGATCAGCGTGCCGTCGCAGACTTTTTCGATACCGAACAGCCAGAATTTGTTTTTCTGGCAGCGGCTAAAGTTGGCGGCATTATGGCAAACAACATCTATCGTGCCGACTTCCTGTATGATAACCTGATGATTGAGACAAACATCATTCACAGCGCTTATAAAACGGGGGTTCGGAAATTGTTGTTCCTGGGATCATCCTGTATTTATCCGAAACTGGCCCAGCAACCGCTCAAAGAGGAATACCTGCTCAGCGGTTTTCTGGAAGAGACGAATGAACCCTATGCTATTGCTAAAATAACGGGCATCAAGCTGTGCGAATCCTATCGGACTCAGTACGGCAGCAACTTCATTTCGGCGATGCCAACGAACCTGTATGGCCCTAATGACAATTATGACCTACAGGGTTCTCACGTGTTGCCGGCACTGATCAGGAAGTTTCACGAGGCAAAGATTAACAACCAGTCTTCCGTTGAAGTATGGGGAACGGGATCGCCCATGCGTGAGTTTCTGCATGCCGATGACCTGGCTGATGCCTGTTTCTTCCTAATGGAGCATTATGACGATACCCTATTCGTCAATGTGGGTACGGGAGAAGATATAACGATTCGGGAACTGGCCGAGATGGTCAAAGAAACCGTTGGGTTTGAAGGCGAGATTGTCTGGAATACCGAGAAACCCGATGGTACCCCCCGCAAGCTAATGGATGTTTCGCGGCTGCATGCGCTGGGCTGGAAACATACCACTGCTCTCAAGGATGGCCTGGAGAAAACCTACCAGGATTTTCTGGCAAACGAGGTGTTGTACGTAGAATAG